The DNA region TGTGTTGATCCACTTCGTGATTGGATGTGAGGCCCAACCTTTGGGAAAAAATTCATATCCCAAGTGCCACCATATGTTTAATACCATGGCATAGAAAGTATGAAAGATTAATACATAGAAATGAATGGGAACAAACATCACAAAGGGAACAATGTAGATCGCTTCAAGAAATGCTTCTGTGGCTTGAAATCTGTAGGCAGCCAGTGGGGATGGGTTCACAGATTGATGATGTTCTGAGTGCACATGAGGATAAACTTTTTTTAAGTGAGCAAATCTATGCATCCAATAGAACCAAGTTTCATGCCAAATTGTGATCAGAAGGAAACTAAGGAAAATGTATCCAATCTCAGACCAATCGGAAACAGGTCCGAAGTATACAGCACTCGGAACAATTTTTGCTTTCATCATAGTGATATTAGTCACAGCCACTAAAGTAAAAACTACCAATGTAACTGCTGATTGGCGAAATTCTTTCCAAACCTTTTCTAGTTTTGGATATACTTTTTGGATGCGATAAGATTCAAAATAATCCTTTCGCCAAATATAAAATATAAGAAATGCTAATCCTGCAATGGGATAGTAACGTATAAAATTCAAAACACCTTGTGCAAAACCAATTTTGGTCACACAATCTAAAACTAATTCACACTGAACTGGTCCACCAAACATAAATCTCTCCTAGTTTTGTTTTGAGATTGGTTCCATTGTAACAAAAACAGAAAGGTAGATCGACCGGATTGGTAAAGCCGGAATAAAAAAAGATTCCGAGTGGACCCATTCGGATCAAACTTTTAATGACTTTCTGAATTCGCTAGGACTTATCCCTACTTCACGTTTGAAGGCATCATAAAAGGTGGATTTGGATGGAAAACCAACATCAAAGGCGATCGTGAGAATATTCCTCTCAGGATGTAGTGAAAAAAGCTCTTTTGTTTCTCGGATGCGGTAATGGTTCACAAACTGAAAAAAATTTTTCTTTTGGTGTAGGTTCAAATATTCTGAGAGTTGGTGTTCCGAAAGATCCATCTCTTTGGCTAACTTTTCTAAGCTGATATTTTCATCTCGGTAGATTTTTTTTTCTTCCATTAAGTGATTGAGCCGACTTTGCAAAGTTTCCAGGTCGAATCCACTCAGTTGGGAGGTTTGGTATTTTTTTTCTTCGATGACAATCCTCTGCACTTCTCCCCAAAGTTCTGGACTTTTTTGTCTGAGTAAATAAACACCAATGAGAAGTAAGGCGATGAGAGTGGATACTAATTCCAATCCATGCCTCTGATGGAAAAACAAAGTATAAATGCCGACTAAACTTGAAAAAGTTCCAATTCCTACAACAATTGCCACCAAACGAAGATGAGCTGAATTTTTAAATCTTTCATACCTTATGTATTTTGCCATCTGTGTGAAGACGTAAAAAGCCGCATAAAATATGGGTGAAACTGCAATAAGGATTGTTATTTGAAATAGGAAAGGAACCCCTTCAGCCAAATATTTTGAATGGATCGCAATTTTATTTTCTGCGGATGAAAAATAAAACGGCATCATCAGGACGATAACAATTCCTGCAGGTAATAGTTCCCAAAACGAAAACTTGTTTTTACCCGGACTTTCATCCCAGAGCTCAGAAAAATAACGTTTGAGAAGTACTCCGATACAAGCTGTGAAGGGCAAATGGATCAAATAAAAATGTGGGTAGAATTTGTAAAGGCCCGTGGAGGTAAAAAAAGTATGGGCCTGGAACATAGCAGCAAAGAGAAATAATAAACCCTGGACTTGCGTTTGGCTTGTCGTATTTTTTCTGATGAATTCTCCCCAAGCAAAGAGGAGAGAAAGCCCAGCAGAAAATCCAATCAAACTACTTGTGAGATTCCACATTCTTGTTCATCTTTTATTCGATCGATTGGATTGTAAAATAAAATCACTTGCCTCGGGTTCGTTCAGAATTAGAATTACGTTTGAAACGTGGATACCATTCATCGACAATCCTCCTTTTTGTGGGAAGGTAGCACCTTAGAAATCCACCTCCCAGAAACTCTCACCTCCCGAGAAATTGGTAAAGATTGGACAACCTTTTCTGAAATTTTAAAGAAAAGCCCACCTCGAAAAGTAACCGTTCTTGCAAGTGGACTAGAGGAATCGGATTCTTCAGGGATCTCATTTTTAAAGTTAATTCGTTTAGAATGCGAAAAAAATAGAATTCAGTTCGTATTACTTGGATTAAATGATAAATTCAAATATCGATTGGACATTTCTGAAGATGATAGCAAAAGGAATAAAGACACTCTTGCTAACTCCCTTCGAAGATCCGAAAAAATCGGGAAACTTACCATCGACTCGTTGTTAGAGTTTAAATATCTAATTACATTTACCGGAGAACTTACCGTTTCCTTCTGGCGTTCTTTTTTACATCCTTCCAAAATTCGATGGAAGGATACATTCCGAGTGGCTGAATCCATGGGAGTGAATGCCTTCCCCATCATTGCCATGATTGGATTTTTACTTGGTCTGATCATGTCATTTCAGTCCGCCATTCCCATGCGTCGTTTTGGTGCCGAGATTTTTGTAGCAAACCTTGTGGGTCTTTCTTTGTTCCGTGAACTAGGGCCTCTGATGACCGCTTTTATTTTATCAGGAAGATCGGGATCTGCCTTTGCTGCCGAACTTGGAACCATGAAGGTTTCTGAAGAGATCGATGCACTCACAACCATGGGCCTTCCTCCCGTCCAATTTCTCATTATCCCGCGTTTGGTGGCCTCTCTCGTTATGACTCCACTGCTTACAATTGTTTTTAATTTTTTTGG from Leptospira noumeaensis includes:
- a CDS encoding ABC transporter permease, giving the protein MDTIHRQSSFLWEGSTLEIHLPETLTSREIGKDWTTFSEILKKSPPRKVTVLASGLEESDSSGISFLKLIRLECEKNRIQFVLLGLNDKFKYRLDISEDDSKRNKDTLANSLRRSEKIGKLTIDSLLEFKYLITFTGELTVSFWRSFLHPSKIRWKDTFRVAESMGVNAFPIIAMIGFLLGLIMSFQSAIPMRRFGAEIFVANLVGLSLFRELGPLMTAFILSGRSGSAFAAELGTMKVSEEIDALTTMGLPPVQFLIIPRLVASLVMTPLLTIVFNFFGLIGGAVVLISFGFPLVTFINQVNLAVGLSDILGGLLKSYFFGMIIASIGCYRGLKTASGAGAVGESTTSAVVGSIILVSILDGIFSVLYFYLKI
- a CDS encoding helix-turn-helix domain-containing protein, with protein sequence MWNLTSSLIGFSAGLSLLFAWGEFIRKNTTSQTQVQGLLFLFAAMFQAHTFFTSTGLYKFYPHFYLIHLPFTACIGVLLKRYFSELWDESPGKNKFSFWELLPAGIVIVLMMPFYFSSAENKIAIHSKYLAEGVPFLFQITILIAVSPIFYAAFYVFTQMAKYIRYERFKNSAHLRLVAIVVGIGTFSSLVGIYTLFFHQRHGLELVSTLIALLLIGVYLLRQKSPELWGEVQRIVIEEKKYQTSQLSGFDLETLQSRLNHLMEEKKIYRDENISLEKLAKEMDLSEHQLSEYLNLHQKKNFFQFVNHYRIRETKELFSLHPERNILTIAFDVGFPSKSTFYDAFKREVGISPSEFRKSLKV
- a CDS encoding sterol desaturase family protein yields the protein MFGGPVQCELVLDCVTKIGFAQGVLNFIRYYPIAGLAFLIFYIWRKDYFESYRIQKVYPKLEKVWKEFRQSAVTLVVFTLVAVTNITMMKAKIVPSAVYFGPVSDWSEIGYIFLSFLLITIWHETWFYWMHRFAHLKKVYPHVHSEHHQSVNPSPLAAYRFQATEAFLEAIYIVPFVMFVPIHFYVLIFHTFYAMVLNIWWHLGYEFFPKGWASHPITKWINTSTHHNQHHQKFQGNYSLYFNVWDRLMGTNFPNYETYFDQVTEERDRKLKEQKPKEKAGAEVLVS